Part of the Paenibacillus sp. YPG26 genome, TTGACAATTTGATTAATTTTGAAGAGCGGGGCGCCAAAGAGAATTACATGTTCTATATCTAGATCTGCATCTAGCCCCCCCCTCACTAACCTGTAAATTGATAATTAGAATACGTTGGAACTAGTTTAGCAGCCCATTCGCAGATTAGAGTGGGCTGCTTTTGTTATATCAGCATCTCTGCCCAAGAATGGCGTTCCAATGAAAATTAGAGGCGGTTATATCTTACGGGCTTCCCCCTATCGGGCATATATTGCTGTATAAGTCATACACGAGGAGATGGGGACGAAGTGCCATTTCGAAGAATACAGAGCAAATTACTCAAGGACAGAGCAATGCGGAGATCCCCCTTGCTGCACAGTCATCTCCCCGAGACCCTTCCTTATCATCCTGATGTGCTTAAGAGGATGCTGGATCGCCATGCGGTGGTATTTGTTAAGCCTGATCTGGGAAGCCAGGGAAGAGGAATAGTGAGATTGAAGCGGATCAAGCATGGAGGAGTTCACATCTCATGGGGACTTAGCAGCAGGAGAGTGAACCGGAAATACATGGTCCGGGCACTTCACCAAAGACTTCGTCCATATCAGCCTTATCTGGTCCAGCAGGGTCTTCAGCTTACCAAGTATCATCACCGCTTAATGGATATTCGCGTCTTCCTTCAGAAGCCGGGATCTAAATGGCTAATCTCGGGTAAAGTAGTGCGGGTTGGAGCCGCCGGAAGATTTGTGACCAATTACAGCCAGGGCGGGCGGCCGGTCCATCTGTCCAAGGTGCTGGATTCCATTTATCGTCATGACCAGCAGAGGACAGAGGCGGCAATTCAGAAAATTGATCAGTTAGCTTACCATGCAGCTGCGGCTTTGAGCGGCAAATTTCGGGGGATTCGTGTTCTTGGGATTGACATCGCATTAGACCGTACTGGCCGGATCTGGATCATTGAGGCAAATACAAGGCCTGGCACTCAGCTGTTCAAGCAGCTCAAGGATCAGTCCATGTATCGAACGATTGTCGCCAGATATCAGCGTATTAAGTATATGAATAGAATTCATAGACGGAAATAAATTGTATGGGGATCGGGAATCCCCTGTTCTTGTGTAGTACGACAAACTTCTCGCCCAATGCGAAAATAGGCGAAGGAATGTTCTTGATTATTTAGGATAACCTCTATACAATAAGGTCTCGCGAAGATACGAATTTGTGGGCCTCCAGGCAAGAGTGTCTACATCTAATAAGGGTGAATTTAACGTTGAGAAATATATATCTAGATCATGCGGCCTCCACCCCGATTCATCCGGAGGTAGCGGAAGAAATGCTGCGCGTCATGCAGGGACAGCATGGGAATGCATCCAGCATACATGCATTCGGCCGTGCGGCCAAACGTACAGTTAACGGGGCACGGGATATTCTCGCTGCCTCTTTGCACTGCCGTCCTGATGAGCTCGTGTTCACCTCCGGCGGTACGGAGAGTGATAATTTGGCTCTCTTTGGCGCGGCGGCGGTGAGCAAGAAGAAGGGCAGACATATAATTACAACTGCAGTGGAGCATCACGCTGTGCTGCATGCATGTCAGCGGCTGGAGGAGAATGGATATAAGGTTACCTACCTGCCTGTCGATTCACGCGGCTGGGTGGATCCGGCGCAGGTCAAGGAGGCTATTACAGAAGACACGATCCTGATCAGCGTAATGTACGCCAACAATGAAGTGGGAACCGTGCAGCCCATTGCCGAAATCGGGGAGATAGCCCGCGGGCAGGATATTATTTTTCATGTGGATGCTGTCCAGGCGTTCGGCTCACTTGAGATCTCTTGTGAGAATCTTCCTGTGGATCTCATGAGCTTCTCGGCTCACAAAATCAACGGACCCCAGGGAACCGGGGCGCTCTATGTGCATCGTAATATTGTGTTAGAACCGCTTCTGTATGGTGGACTTCAAGAGAGGAAGCGGCGTGCAGGGACCGAGAACCTGGCTGGGGTGTCCGGCTTCGCCAAGGCTGCAGGGCTCACTGTATCCAATCTGCCGGCCAAGCAAGCTAAGGATGAAGAGATGCGGCACACTTTCTTGAATGCTCTTGACCGCTTCGTGGGCAAGGAACATTACGTCCTTAATGGGCACCCCACATCCAGGCTGGCCCATATTGTTAATGTCAGCTTCCCGGAAGTGGGCACAGAGACGATGCTGATGAACCTGGATATGGAGGGAATTGCGGTGGCTAGCGGCTCTGCCTGCACATCAGGGTCACTCGAGCCTTCTCACGTTCTTGAAGCTATGAAGGTGCCTGAAAATGTTTTGCGCTCCGCGATTCGTTTCAGCTTTGGTTTGGGTAATACTAATGAAGAAATGGAATACGCGGCCAAAAAAGTTGGAACTATTCTGGACCGTATACGTAGTAGGAAATAGGTCTTCGTTCTTTTACTACTAACCGGCAGGGAGCGTGTCTTCGTTTTCAAAGGTTGAGGAGGGATCCTAAGGCCATGAGACTGCAAGAATTGATCGGATTGTCCGTATTTGACGTGGAGGAAGGCAAGCAGATTGGGAAGGTTCTGGATGTCCTTCTAAGTAGTGACTGGAAGATCGAAGGTATTGAACTGGAGAGCAAAGGCCTCTTCTCATCCAGCATCAAAGCAGTGCTATGGGAAGATATCGTCGCTTATGGCGAAGATGCCGTCATGATTCGTAATCAGCAGGCTGTCCGCAAGATGGAGGCCGAGAATATACAGCTAACCTTTGTCCTTGGTAACAGTAAGCTAAGAGAGCTTCCAGTTCTTACAAGCGATGGTGTTATGATCGGGCATGTCAGTGATGTTTATTTTGACCAGGATTTGGGCAACACAATAGTAGGATTGGAAATTAGTGATGGGTTTATTTCTGACCTGATGGAGGGCCGTAAATGGCTGCCTTTTACTTCAGACATGACCAAAGGCGAGAGCGCGATCATTGTGCCTCCTTTGAGTGAAGAAAGGCTTGAAAAAGGGATATATACTGCTAACGAATAGGTGTGATACGATGATGAAGTGTCCAAATTGTAGCTCAAAAGATATAGGCAAGATTGGTTCCCACCAGTTCTATTGCTGGGGCTGCTTTATTGAACTGACTGTGAACGGAGAGAAGATGTCTGTATACCAGGTGGAAGAAGACGGAACGCTGAGTTCTCTGGATGATCTCTTCTTCGGTGAGGAAATGATTCAGGACTTTCCTCATATCCACGCATCCTCGTAAGGAATTCCGTTCCCGTACATATGAACTGCTCATAGCCGCTTTGCCTCTGCTCCCTCGTTGGAGCTTTCGGGCAGGCGGCTTTTCTTTATCCGCAATTTTAACCCGACTTGTCCCTGCACCTGATTATTTTGCATACCCGGCGCATATACTCTCTACATACAGCTAGTCCGTCTAGAGGGAGGGAACTATGAATGGAACCATTCTGGAACAGCAAGATGTTCCGCTATGGCCTATGGGTGCTGCTGGGGCTAATTATTGTGTATTTCCTGTGGCTGCTGAAGCCGGTGATCATACTTCTCTTCAGCTTTCTGAAAGTGATCTTCGCCCCGTTCATCATAGCGTTGATTATTTCCTATGTGCTGAATCCGATTGTGAAGCTTCTTGGTGAACGCAAAGTCCCCCGTACGGCGGCCGTTCTATTGATCTATGCCGTATTTCTGACAAGCCTGTCGGTGATTCTTGCTAATATGATTCCCATGTTCATGAATCAGCTGGAGGAGCTTGGTGAGCATCTGCCTGAGCTTACCCTGCACACTCAGCAGATTATGAACAGCTGGGACACTTCAATTTTGCCGAACGGCATACGCATGGGAATGAATAACTGGTTTTTTCAATTTGAGCAAAAGCTTGCTGCCGGGATCTCCGATTTCATGAACAATATAGGCGCGACGATTGGCGTGATTTTTAATGCGTTCATCATTCCGTTCCTCATCTTCTATATGCTTAAAGACTTCGAGGTAATTGAGCGGATGATCATTACCTATCTCCCTCATTCCAGACGGAAGTCCATCGTGATGCTGATGAAAGAAATTGACGAGGCACTCGGAAGCTACATTCGTGGCCAGCTCCTTGTCTGCGTAATCATAGGAACCTTTGCATATATCGGGTATATGATTATCGGCATGCCTTATGCACTGCTCCTCGCCAGTATGGTAGCGGTCTGCAATATTATTCCCTACCTGGGTCCGTTCCTTGGTGCCGCTCCCGCTGTGCTGATGGCGTCGGCCATCTCCTGGCGAATGGTTCTGATGGTCATCGTGGTTAACACGATCTGCCAGATGCTTGAGAGCAATGTAATATCCCCTCAGGTGGTAGGAAGAACACTGCATTTGCATCCGATGTTCATTATTTTTGCCCTGCTGGTAGGGGGCGAGATTGCCGGCATTCCGGGGCTTATTCTGGCGGTTCCCTGCTTTGCCGTTCTCAAGGTGGTTATCCAGCATTTCTATGCATACTATGTCCGCAGGAAGACGGTGTAGGGCCGATTGACAGCCTGACAACGGGCTTATATACTTGAATGTATATGTCAAATCGTTGATGAGATAAAGTACGTTCAGGCCCGGATTCCCAGAGAGAAGGTTCCTTCGTTGCTTCAGGTGCGCAGCACCAGGCAGACGTTGGCTGAGAGAACCTGAATTTCGGTTGTACGGAAAGCAAATCTCGGAGAGCGGGTTAAATCCGCCGGATGGCTATCGTTAACAGCCAATCAAGGCGATCGTTCTTAAGTACCCGGGATAACCGGAATAACAAGAACGTTAACCAGGGTGGTACCGCGAGCTAATCGTCCCTGAACTTCAGGGGCGTTTTTTGTTTTTTTATATAACCGTTTAGGAGGCTGTTCCATCATGAAAGCAAGTGAAATTCGTTCCAAATGGCTGCAATTCTTCTCATCCAAAGGGCACAAGATTGAACCGAGTGCCTCACTCGTTCCGCATAACGATCCATCGTTGTTGTGGATTAACGCGGGCATGGCACCGCTTAAGCCGTATTTTGACGGTCGTGTGAAGCCTGAGAACCCGAGACTTGCCAATTCGCAGAAATGTATCCGCACCAATGACATTGAGAATGTCGGCAAGACCCGCCGTCACCATACGTTCTTTGAAATGCTGGGTAACTTCTCAATCGGAGATTATTTCAAAGAAGAGGCGGTAACCTGGGCTTGGGAATTCCTGACCAGCAAAGAATGGATCGGCTTCGATCCAGAGCGTCTGTCCGTAACGGTATATCCGGAGGATGAAGAAGCATACAAGCTGTGGAATGAGAAGCTGGGCCTGCCTGCTGAGCGCATCGTGAAGCTTGAGGACAACTTCTGGGATATTGGCGAAGGACCTTGCGGACCATGTACCGAGATCTTTTACGACCGGGGAGAAGATTATGGGGATCTGTCTGATCCGGAATGTTACCCTGGCGGGGAGAATGAACGATACTTGGAAGTGTGGAATGTCGTATTCTCTGAATTTAATCATAATAAGGACGGCTCATACACGCCGCTGCCGAACAAGAATATTGATACGGGTGCAGGTCTTGAGCGTTTCGCCTCGATTCTGCAGAATGTGGCTTCTAACTTTGACACGGACCTTTTCCAGCCGATTATTGCTAAGACCAGTGAGATTTCTAAAGTAAAGTACGGAGAGAACACGGAGAACGACGTGGCCATGAAGGTCATTGCCGACCATATCCGTACGGTGTCTTTCGCAGTGGCTGACGGTGTGCTTCCATCCAACGAGGGCCGGGGATATGTGATTCGCCGCCTGCTTCGCCGCGCTGTCCGCTACGGCAAAATGCTGGGTCTTGACCGGCCGTTCATGTTCGGCCTAGTCGAGGTGGTAGGCGAGATTATGGGCAGTTACTATACAGATATAGTGACTAAGCGGGAGTTCATCGAGAAGGTCGTTCGTACCGAAGAGGAGCGCTTCCACGAGACTCTTACGGACGGCTTGGCTATTCTGGCCACGATCAGTGAGGAAGCCAAGTCAGCCGGCAGCAGCGTCATCAGCGGACCGGACGCGTTCAAGTTATACGACACCTACGGGTTCCCGCTCGATTTGACCGAGGATTATGCGGCCGAGCACGGACTTGCTGTAGATCGTGAAGGCTTTGAAGCCGCTATGCAGCAGCAGCGTGACCGGGCTCGTGCAGCCCGCCAGGATAGTGGAAGCATGAAGGTTCAAGGCGGCGTCCTCTCCGATTTCACGACTAAGACCGACTTTGTTGGTTATAATGAGCTTGTTGCGGACTCTAAAATTGTAGCCATCGTAGTTAACGATGCATTTGTAGATCTAGTATCCGAGGGGGAGTCTTGCCAGATTATCCTGGATCAGACTCCGTTCTATGCGGAGAGCGGGGGTCAAGTCAGTGACAAGGGCGAGATCCGCAGCGCTTCCGGCAATGCGAAGGTAGAAGGTTTGTTCAAGGCTCCCCATGGCCAGTTCGTTCACACGGTTACCGTTCAGTCCGGTGAACTGCGTACAGGAGAGACCGTAACAGCAGCAGTGGACCGTAGTCTGCGCTCAGATATTATCAAGAACCATACCGCAACCCATCTTCTTCATAAAGCGCTGAAAGAAACTTTGGGAGATCACGTGAATCAAGCGGGTTCATTGGTTGAGCCTGGACGTCTGCGGTTTGACTTCTCTCATCTTGGCAGCATAACCCAAGAGGAGCTCGCGGAAATTGAGCAGCGTGTGAACGAACAGATCTGGAACAGTCTGGATGTTATTATCGAGCTGAAGCCGATTGATGAAGCCAAAGCAATGGGGGCCATGGCCTTGTTCGGGGAGAAGTATGGAGATGTGGTCCGTGTTGTTCAAGTTGGCGGATACAGCCTTGAGCTGTGCGGAGGATGCCATGTTGAGAACACTTCGCAGATCGGTCTCTTCAAATTGATCAGTGAGAGCGGAATTGGCTCAGGCGTAAGGCGGATTGAAGCGGTAACCGGCCGTCAGGCTTATGAATATATGGACAGCCAGCTGGATGTTCTTAAGCAGGCTGCATCCCTGCTGAAATCTCATGTCGGCGAAGTGCCGAAGCGGATCGAGGCTCTCCATCAGCAGGTGAAGGACCTAAGCCGCGAGAATGAATCGCTGCAAGGCAAGCTCAGCGGAATTGAAGCCGGCGCACTGACAAGTCAGGTGAAGACAGTTGGCAGCACCCAGCTTCTCGCAGTCCAGGTACAAGCGAGCA contains:
- a CDS encoding YheC/YheD family protein, with amino-acid sequence MPFRRIQSKLLKDRAMRRSPLLHSHLPETLPYHPDVLKRMLDRHAVVFVKPDLGSQGRGIVRLKRIKHGGVHISWGLSSRRVNRKYMVRALHQRLRPYQPYLVQQGLQLTKYHHRLMDIRVFLQKPGSKWLISGKVVRVGAAGRFVTNYSQGGRPVHLSKVLDSIYRHDQQRTEAAIQKIDQLAYHAAAALSGKFRGIRVLGIDIALDRTGRIWIIEANTRPGTQLFKQLKDQSMYRTIVARYQRIKYMNRIHRRK
- a CDS encoding cysteine desulfurase family protein, producing MRNIYLDHAASTPIHPEVAEEMLRVMQGQHGNASSIHAFGRAAKRTVNGARDILAASLHCRPDELVFTSGGTESDNLALFGAAAVSKKKGRHIITTAVEHHAVLHACQRLEENGYKVTYLPVDSRGWVDPAQVKEAITEDTILISVMYANNEVGTVQPIAEIGEIARGQDIIFHVDAVQAFGSLEISCENLPVDLMSFSAHKINGPQGTGALYVHRNIVLEPLLYGGLQERKRRAGTENLAGVSGFAKAAGLTVSNLPAKQAKDEEMRHTFLNALDRFVGKEHYVLNGHPTSRLAHIVNVSFPEVGTETMLMNLDMEGIAVASGSACTSGSLEPSHVLEAMKVPENVLRSAIRFSFGLGNTNEEMEYAAKKVGTILDRIRSRK
- a CDS encoding PRC-barrel domain-containing protein, whose translation is MRLQELIGLSVFDVEEGKQIGKVLDVLLSSDWKIEGIELESKGLFSSSIKAVLWEDIVAYGEDAVMIRNQQAVRKMEAENIQLTFVLGNSKLRELPVLTSDGVMIGHVSDVYFDQDLGNTIVGLEISDGFISDLMEGRKWLPFTSDMTKGESAIIVPPLSEERLEKGIYTANE
- a CDS encoding AI-2E family transporter, yielding MEPFWNSKMFRYGLWVLLGLIIVYFLWLLKPVIILLFSFLKVIFAPFIIALIISYVLNPIVKLLGERKVPRTAAVLLIYAVFLTSLSVILANMIPMFMNQLEELGEHLPELTLHTQQIMNSWDTSILPNGIRMGMNNWFFQFEQKLAAGISDFMNNIGATIGVIFNAFIIPFLIFYMLKDFEVIERMIITYLPHSRRKSIVMLMKEIDEALGSYIRGQLLVCVIIGTFAYIGYMIIGMPYALLLASMVAVCNIIPYLGPFLGAAPAVLMASAISWRMVLMVIVVNTICQMLESNVISPQVVGRTLHLHPMFIIFALLVGGEIAGIPGLILAVPCFAVLKVVIQHFYAYYVRRKTV
- the alaS gene encoding alanine--tRNA ligase, with the translated sequence MKASEIRSKWLQFFSSKGHKIEPSASLVPHNDPSLLWINAGMAPLKPYFDGRVKPENPRLANSQKCIRTNDIENVGKTRRHHTFFEMLGNFSIGDYFKEEAVTWAWEFLTSKEWIGFDPERLSVTVYPEDEEAYKLWNEKLGLPAERIVKLEDNFWDIGEGPCGPCTEIFYDRGEDYGDLSDPECYPGGENERYLEVWNVVFSEFNHNKDGSYTPLPNKNIDTGAGLERFASILQNVASNFDTDLFQPIIAKTSEISKVKYGENTENDVAMKVIADHIRTVSFAVADGVLPSNEGRGYVIRRLLRRAVRYGKMLGLDRPFMFGLVEVVGEIMGSYYTDIVTKREFIEKVVRTEEERFHETLTDGLAILATISEEAKSAGSSVISGPDAFKLYDTYGFPLDLTEDYAAEHGLAVDREGFEAAMQQQRDRARAARQDSGSMKVQGGVLSDFTTKTDFVGYNELVADSKIVAIVVNDAFVDLVSEGESCQIILDQTPFYAESGGQVSDKGEIRSASGNAKVEGLFKAPHGQFVHTVTVQSGELRTGETVTAAVDRSLRSDIIKNHTATHLLHKALKETLGDHVNQAGSLVEPGRLRFDFSHLGSITQEELAEIEQRVNEQIWNSLDVIIELKPIDEAKAMGAMALFGEKYGDVVRVVQVGGYSLELCGGCHVENTSQIGLFKLISESGIGSGVRRIEAVTGRQAYEYMDSQLDVLKQAASLLKSHVGEVPKRIEALHQQVKDLSRENESLQGKLSGIEAGALTSQVKTVGSTQLLAVQVQASSMDALRTLADELKLKLPEAVLVLGAAVEDKVNFVVAVPQQEVKRGLHAGKLVKELAALCGGGGGGRPDMAQAGGKDASKLDEALKLSVQLIEASAV